In Mucilaginibacter boryungensis, a single window of DNA contains:
- a CDS encoding LicD family protein yields MEFNTLFPDTRLRPETRIAKCQAVMLRMLKIFDFLCNEHQIEYFLIGGSLLGAIRHQGFIPWDDDLDLGMTRANYERFVTEVVPLLPGDIFFQTTETDPKYPACDYVDAKLRDRYSRYTKNKYQYHDGLQLDIFVYDKAFIPSNFFIILQNFLLKGTNNNARRAKVLKWISRTIPNKLVYTCNYLHNWAQLTYGRFFFYKKELTPLIRVKFEDMEVTIPNGWHDSLTRQYGNYMELPPENKRTTHHIEQPEPCLPCDHKESLVWTNNI; encoded by the coding sequence ATGGAGTTTAATACATTATTTCCTGATACCAGATTACGACCAGAGACCCGAATAGCAAAATGCCAGGCTGTAATGTTAAGAATGCTTAAAATATTTGATTTTTTATGTAATGAACATCAAATCGAATATTTTTTGATAGGCGGATCGCTTTTAGGAGCCATAAGGCATCAAGGCTTTATCCCATGGGATGATGACTTGGATTTAGGGATGACCCGAGCAAATTATGAACGTTTTGTAACGGAAGTGGTTCCATTGCTTCCTGGCGATATTTTTTTCCAGACAACTGAGACCGACCCTAAGTATCCAGCATGTGATTATGTTGATGCTAAATTACGTGATAGATACAGCCGGTATACAAAAAATAAGTACCAATATCATGATGGATTGCAATTAGATATTTTTGTTTACGACAAAGCATTTATACCTAGCAATTTTTTTATCATACTTCAAAATTTTTTGTTAAAAGGTACGAACAATAATGCACGCCGAGCCAAGGTATTAAAATGGATAAGCCGCACCATACCTAACAAACTTGTTTATACATGCAATTACTTACATAATTGGGCTCAACTAACCTATGGGCGTTTCTTTTTTTATAAAAAAGAATTAACGCCGCTAATACGTGTGAAATTTGAAGATATGGAAGTTACCATACCAAATGGTTGGCATGATAGTCTGACGAGGCAATATGGAAACTACATGGAATTACCACCTGAAAATAAAAGGACAACGCATCACATTGAACAACCAGAGCCTTGTTTACCATGCGATCACAAAGAATCATTAGTTTGGACAAATAATATATAA